The Gadus macrocephalus chromosome 20, ASM3116895v1 genome includes a region encoding these proteins:
- the mphosph8 gene encoding M-phase phosphoprotein 8 isoform X1: MDTEVEKPEPADSEQDEEEDVYEVERIIDMRLEEGEVLYRVRWKNYSSDDDTWEPEAHLEDCREVLLNYKKNNVELKLKRDAEAKKMTVPTKTDVADEDSESDSDKERPSDMPLKKKKKKVMPKEAESPQKEKEKEKKRKKKDKKREEMTKPLPAPETEDEEDAPPPSPPSPSPSQPREKLVERKKRTVDTDEEEEELAPTKKHRKDKGKEAGRLKKDKAEDGRKRKGKRERKMVSSEDEDAAPLEQDLSDEPSSRSEERGKQKKGPRSELKLQGFKDLLQDKKLKKTEAAAGPSQKEASTQKTKSQASKPREDPAPHSSDSSDSSSLQKKPRSKAAPEGTVPPPAPKLPPSSASIASSSSSSSSSLASAGGGGAKARGEEAGVKDAGMKEAESIPGGQKEGAGSTNLFEKFLLNCEAKDRVPRRHAVHQPPVVATETISSAGKTPKLIGKIEKKGKATKDSPAQKPDAEKLAAKQPEAPRAGQSHGFSLDSDEKDAEEPVARPRAGEDRRDKAEEVQRPAWERRTPADDRRWKRREDSEPRLFMACDDTPDPQDAQEGADKSRGQATLSLGMDLNLDWMTLEDFQKHLNGEDEILSGPPLSPSELRDAVKSGDYMSVKLALNSKEEYNLDQEACSVEEKMAFEEDKSLIEEKMDFEGDKSLIEENTAFERDKSLIEERSSHTSNRFNLGMESAKEEGTLRLNNNHLQDLAGQICSYTLPNAADLPQQVPNKKQDERLLNKDEHTAGNLLPEVQMPMDTNVDFTGEMSLGLKQNNLSNGSEIISDNELTSPADHNGLEDIRPMQTDDQVDDQVGKWSLPSEPAERTNSLQAADDDTIITSAKSNAESPKIKTGHRKIKERRQPTRFSSRMCKKVLQTSTLEEDDDDEDDYDEDTSKEHFCLYCKNPFRRLLRHLERTHSNETEVTHAMHFPKDSKIKHTLLDQIRNKGDYEHNCSVLQSGEGEIVTKKNMNNAMLSDRDYLPCQHCLAFHRKTDLWKHERACKRKGDQRSDIGTKRFRVQSAASRLLPMSEFLTGGCEEIIDIMHQDEISHHVRNDPLICKYGNALSAKHDYDRSQFAYIAQKMRELGRFVLAANEIDSSVHFLHEMCTPCRFELAVEGAKKLAGFDQTSGRYKTVSLVSKIGYSLKRAAEIAFGESRMTEDRETEAQIQRFINLLDKKWDQSFFKSSRTASQKVEIDKSTLTEDLIKLYRFITIGGDEASQELKENPGSLSWRKLGEVTLTEVYLFNRGRVGNTGRMLLKEYNGKKMEVPFTPSAEQILQCTKLELELKDGLTILELEGHGCRNMLVFLTPRMVSSIDLLNENRDKANVAEGNPYVFARNECLSPLRAFDHLRKAAAECGVVNPDAILSATLRDQVASYWQLMSLKEQELNKIAKLLDRSNEECTKLQENPSLLEEMSKQLLKLDRTLYFRPNPNPETPGLAQTSGLAQTSGAVRMSFARKKGWNEEEQEAVRRYLGHYFTLMKLPGKKQCLACITAEPALSARSWTDIKNYIHNRLQSMKRKCFHRKAQGDNKFLRKRNERGGRRAMKKEFPDKNKDFVLSRTTNPPTEHREMSPTNQAAVLYPQVKQAMNTVHLSMVGSKTNRAVTNTPMIPTFTPLNALTKTFTPEIARSTLLSPPYSPQRATSMPVHPAYSPQHATSMPGHLAGYSPHSSSPLMIPTFMPLNAPCSQQLPRFTPLNDRRSNMLSSFRPLNHSSTTGFPTSPPRTHSMTPLSSTLSTNLVASSQCTTTLPSYHVTHPNPRTHTTNPNPRTQTTNSNPRTHTTNPNPTTHLNHQSPSSHTTNSIPSTHARSKGVQHRTPSMKSNDSSVDTPDTPTSSSSQKTPKKAKRLWSEAEQTAVRRQLGDIGALTKVPVKKDCDACLAAEPALRSRTWREVKYFVHNTIQSKKKRANAPPSNRSAPLSPGVPNAIAEWDAPVYLSL, encoded by the exons ATGGACACTGAGGTGGAGAAACCCGAACCCGCGGACAGCGaacaggacgaggaggaggatgtttACGAAGTGGAGAGAATCATCGATATGCGCCTCGAAGAG GGGGAGGTTCTGTACCGGGTCCGCTGGAAGAACTATTCCTCGGACGACGACACCTGGGAACCGGAGGCCCATCTGGAGGACTGCAGAGAGGTGCTGCTGAACTACAAGAAGAACAACGTGGAACTGAAGCTCAAGAGAGATGCAGAGGCTAAGAAAATGACG GTCCCGACAAAGACGGACGTGGCCGATGAAGACTCCGAGAGCGACAGCGACAAAGAACGGCCTAGCGACATGCCcctcaagaagaagaagaagaaggtgatgCCGAAGGAAGCGGAGTCTCcacagaaggagaaggagaaggagaagaagaggaagaagaaggacaagaagagggaggagatgacGAAGCCCCTGCCAGCACCCGAGacggaggatgaggaggacgcACCACCTCCGTCGCCCCCCAGCCCGTCCCCCTCGCAGCCCAGGGAGAAGCTCGTAGAGAGGAAGAAGCGTACGGTGGACacggacgaggaagaggaggagctggcACCAACCAAGAAACACAGGAAGGACAAGGGGAAGGAGGCTGGAAGACTCAAAAAGGACAAGGCGGAGGACGGACGCaagaggaaggggaagagggagaggaagatggTGTCGTCTGAAGACGAGGACGCCGCTCCCCTGGAGCAGGACCTCAGCGACGAGCCGTCGAGCCGCTCGGAGGAGAGGGGCAAGCAGAAGAAAGGTCCGAGGTCGGAGCTGAAGCTGCAGGGCTTCAAGGACCTCCTCCAGGACAAGAAGCTCAAGAAGACTGAGGCGGCCGCCGGGCCCTCGCAAAAGGAGGCCAGCACCCAGAAGACCAAGAGCCAGGCCTCCAAGCCGAGGGAGGACCCCGCGCCCCACTCCTCCGACTCCTCCGACAGCTCCTCCCTCCAGAAGAAGCCCAGGAGCAAGGCGGCGCCAGAGGGCACGGTTCCGCCGCCCGCGCCCAAACTCCCTCCGTCGTCCGCCTCCAtcgcctcctcctcgtcctcctcctcgtcctcactGGCGTCAGCCGGTGGCGGGGGCGCCAAGGCCCGGGGGGAGGAGGCCGGGGTGAAGGACGCGGGGATGAAGGAGGCGGAGTCTATCCCGGGGGGTCAGAAGGAAGGCGCCGGCTCCACCAACCTGTTTGAGAAGTTCCTGCTGAACTGCGAGGCCAAGGACCGAGTTCCGCGCCGGCACGCCGTGCACCAGCCTCCCGTCGTCGCTACGGAAACCATCAGCAGCGCCGGGAAAACACCCAAG ctGATAGGGAAGATTGAGAAGAAGGGAAAGGCGACAAAAGATTCTCCTGCCCAGAAACCAGATGCAGAAAAGTTGGCAGCCAAGCAGCCAGAAG ccCCCCGAGCGGGCCAGAGCCACGGCTTCAGTCTGGACAGCGACGAGAAGGACGCAGAGGAGCCGGTCGCACGGCCCCGCGCGGGGGAGGACCGGAGGGACAAGGCGGAGGAGGTGCAGAGGCCCGCCTGGGAGAGGAGGACGCCCGCGGACGAccggaggtggaagaggagggaggacagCGAGCCCAGGCTGTTCATGGCCTGTGACGATACGCCCGACCCCCAGGACGCCCAAGAGGGAGCAGACAAGTCCA GGGGCCAAGCCACCCTGAGTCTGGGCATGGACCTGAACCTGGACTGGATGACCCTGGAAGACTTCCAGAAACACCTGAACGGAGAAGATGAGATCTTGTCAGGTCCACCGCTCTCTCCCA GTGAGCTCCGGGATGCAGTGAAGAGTGGGGACTACATGTCTGTTAAACTGGCGCTCAACTCGAAGGAAGAGTACAACCTGGACCAAGAG GCATGTTCGGTTGAGGAGAAGATGGCATTTGAAGAAGACAAGAGTTTGATTGAGGAGAAGATGGATTTTGAAGGAGACAAGAGTTTGATTGAGGAGAATACAGCTTTTGAACGAGACAAGAGTTTGATTGAGGAGAGGAGCTCACACACTTCGAATAGGTTTAATCTTGGTATGGAGAGTGCAAAAGAAGAGGGCACCTTGAGACTCAATAACAATCACCTGCAAGATCTTGCGGGCCAAATCTGTAGTTATACCCTTCCAAATGCAGCAGATTTACCACAGCAGGtcccaaacaaaaaacaagatgAGCGACTTTTAAATAAGGATGAACACACTGCTGGCAACCTGCTGCCAGAAGTCCAGATGCCAATGGACACCAACGTGGATTTTACTGGTGAGATGAGTTTGGGTTTAAAGCAGAATAATTTGAGCAATGGCTCTGAAATTATCTCAGACAATGAGCTAACCAGCCCGGCTGACCATAACGGGCTAGAAGACATCCGACCAATGCAAACGGATGACCAAGTGGATGATCAAGTTGGGAAATGGAGCCTTCCATCTGAACCTGCAGAAAGAACAAATAGCCTTCAGGCAGCAGATGATGACACCATAATTACATCTGCAAAGAGCAACGCAGAGAGCCCAAAAATTAAGACCGGACACAGGAAAATCAAGGAAAGACGACAACCAACCAGATTTAGCTCGAGGATGTGCAAAAAGGTACTCCAAACTAGTACGTTGGAGGAGGATGACGACGACGAGGATGATTATGATGAGGATACATCCAAAGAGCACTTCTGCTTGTATTGCAAAAATCCCTTCCGCCGATTACTGAGGCATTTAGAACGCACACATTCAAATGAGACAGAAGTCACTCATGCCATGCACTTCCCCAAGGACTCCAAAATCAAGCATACCTTACTGGATCAAATCCGCAACAAAGGAGATTATGAACACAATTGCAGTGTCCTCCAAAGTGGAGAAGGAGAAATTGTCACaaagaaaaacatgaataaTGCTATGCTGTCTGACAGAGACTACTTGCCTTGCCAGCACTGCCTTGCATTTCACCGCAAAACCGATCTTTGGAAACACGAGCGAGCGTGTAAGAGGAAAGGAGATCAAAGGTCCGACATCGGAACAAAGAGATTCAGAGTTCAGAGTGCTGCTTCTCGACTACTTCCCATGTCGGAGTTCCTGACTGGGGGCTGTGAGGAAATAATTGACATCATGCATCAAGATGAAATCTCTCACCATGTACGGAATGACCCACTCATCTGTAAATATGGCAATGCACTGTCTGCTAAACATGACTACGACAGATCCCAGTTTGCTTACATTGCACAGAAAATGAGGGAGCTGGGTAGATTTGTCCTTGCTGCCAATGAAATTGACAGCAGCGTACACTTTTTGCATGAAATGTGTACACCTTGCAGATTCGAATTGGCTGTTGAAGGGGCCAAGAAGTTGGCTGGTTTTGACCAAACCTCCGGTCGCTATAAGACGGTTTCCCTGGTCTCAAAGATAGGCTACTCTTTAAAACGAGCTGCAGAAATTGCTTTTGGTGAAAGCCGAATGACTGAGGACAGGGAAACAGAGGCCCAAATCCAAAGATTCATAAATCTTCTTGATAAAAAGTGGGATCAAAGTTTCTTCAAAAGCTCTCGTACGGCCTCTCAGAAAGTGGAAATAGATAAATCAACGCTGACCGAGGACCTGATCAAACTTTATAGATTCATAACGATAGGAGGCGATGAAGCTTCCCAAGAGCTCAAGGAGAACCCTGGTTCATTGTCATGGAGGAAGCTTGGCGAGGTCACTCTCACCGAGGTCTATCTCTTCAACAGAGGCCGAGTGGGAAACACTGGGCGAATGCTTCTGAAGGAGTACAATGGCAAAAAGATGGAGGTACCATTCACGCCTTCTGCTGAACAGATTCTGCAATGCACAAAACTAGAACTGGAACTTAAGGATGGTCTTACAATATTGGAATTAGAGGGTCATGGCTGTAGAAACATGCTTGTCTTTCTTACTCCAAGGATGGTATCATCCATTGATCTACTCAATGAAAATCGAGATAAGGCTAATGTGGCAGAAGGCAACCCATACGTATTTGCAAGAAATGAATGCCTTTCCCCTCTCAGGGCATTTGATCATTTGAGAAAAGCAGCAGCTGAATGTGGCGTTGTGAACCCAGATGCCATTTTGTCTGCAACCCTACGAGACCAGGTTGCCAGTTATTGGCAGCTTATGAGCCTGAAGGAACAGGAGTTGAACAAAATTGCCAAACTCCTGGATAGGAGCAACGAGGAGTGCACCAAGCTCCAAGAAAACCCTTCCCTGTTGGAGGAAATGAGCAAACAACTACTCAAGTTGGATAGGACTTTGTATTTccgtcctaaccctaaccctgaaacTCCAGGTCTTGCTCAAACTTCAGGTCTTGCTCAAACTTCAG GAGCCGTCCGGATGAGTTTTGCCAGGAAGAAAGGTTGgaatgaggaggagcaggaggcggtgAGGCGGTACCTTGGCCACTACTTCACGCTCATGAAGCTCCCTGGGAAGAAGCAGTGCTTGGCCTGCATCACCGCTGAACCCGCCCTCAGCGCCAGGTCCTGGACTGACATAAAGAATTACATTCACAACAGGTTGCAGTCAATGAAAAGGAAATGTTTCCACCGTAAGGCTCAAGGAGATAATAAGTTCTTGAGGAAAAGGAACGAAAGAGGGGGTCGGCGTGCTATGAAGAAGGAATTTCCAGACAAAAATAAGGATTTTGTTCTCAGCCGGACAACCAATCCACCAACCGAGCATAGAGAAATGTCTCCAACCAATCAGGCTGCTGTACTATATCCTCAAGTAAAACAGGCCATGAACACTGTGCATTTATCGATGGTCGGTTCTAAAACAAACCGAGCAGTGACAAATACACCAATGATTCCCACGTTTACCCCCTTAAATGCACTTACAAAAACATTTACCCCAGAGATCGCTAGAAGTACGCTCTTGTCTCCGCCGTATTCACCGCAGCGCGCTACAAGTATGCCAGTTCATCCTGCATACTCGCCACAACATGCTACAAGCATGCCGGGACATCTGGCAGGGTATTCGCCGCACAGCAGCAGCCCTCTGATGATTCCAACATTTATGCCGTTAAACGCGCCGTGTTCACAACAGCTCCCTCGGTTCACACCGCTGAATGATAGACGTTCAAACATGCTTTCCTCCTTCAGACCCCTGAACCATTCTAGTACAACAGGTTTCCCCACAAGCCCCCCCAGAACGCACAGCATGACCCCTCTCTCAAGCACCCTTTCGACGAACCTAGTCGCAAGTTCCCAGTGCACAACCACTCTCCCAAGCTACCATGTGACCCACCCAAACCCCAGAACCCACACCACAAACCCAAACCCCAGAACACAAACCACCAACTCAAACCCTAGAACCCACACCACCAACCCAAACCCCACAACCCACTTAAATCACCAGAGCCCAAGCTCCCACACTACAAACTCGATCCCAAGCACCCATGCACGATCCAAAGGTGTTCAGCACCGGACACCGTCAATGAAAAGTAATGACTCCTCCGTGGACACCCCTGATACTCCCACAAGTTCTTCTTCCCAAAAGACTCCCAAGAAAGCCAAGAGGTTGTGGAGTGAGGCGGAGCAGACCGCCGTCCGACGGCAGCTGGGTGACATTGGTGCGCTGACGAAGGTGCCCGTCAAGAAGGACTGTGACGCGTGTCTAGCGGCCGAGCCTGCTTTGAGAAGCCGGACCTGGCGGGAGGTGAAGTACTTTGTTCACAACACTATTCAGTCCAAGAAGAAGAGAGCAAACGCTCCTCCTTCCAACCGGTCTGCACCCCTCAGCCCCGGGGTTCCTAACGCCATTGCAGAATGGGATGCTCCCGTCTATCTTTCCCTGTAA
- the mphosph8 gene encoding M-phase phosphoprotein 8 isoform X3 has translation MGSKNSQENFGQRSSAMQACSVEEKMAFEEDKSLIEEKMDFEGDKSLIEENTAFERDKSLIEERSSHTSNRFNLGMESAKEEGTLRLNNNHLQDLAGQICSYTLPNAADLPQQVPNKKQDERLLNKDEHTAGNLLPEVQMPMDTNVDFTGEMSLGLKQNNLSNGSEIISDNELTSPADHNGLEDIRPMQTDDQVDDQVGKWSLPSEPAERTNSLQAADDDTIITSAKSNAESPKIKTGHRKIKERRQPTRFSSRMCKKVLQTSTLEEDDDDEDDYDEDTSKEHFCLYCKNPFRRLLRHLERTHSNETEVTHAMHFPKDSKIKHTLLDQIRNKGDYEHNCSVLQSGEGEIVTKKNMNNAMLSDRDYLPCQHCLAFHRKTDLWKHERACKRKGDQRSDIGTKRFRVQSAASRLLPMSEFLTGGCEEIIDIMHQDEISHHVRNDPLICKYGNALSAKHDYDRSQFAYIAQKMRELGRFVLAANEIDSSVHFLHEMCTPCRFELAVEGAKKLAGFDQTSGRYKTVSLVSKIGYSLKRAAEIAFGESRMTEDRETEAQIQRFINLLDKKWDQSFFKSSRTASQKVEIDKSTLTEDLIKLYRFITIGGDEASQELKENPGSLSWRKLGEVTLTEVYLFNRGRVGNTGRMLLKEYNGKKMEVPFTPSAEQILQCTKLELELKDGLTILELEGHGCRNMLVFLTPRMVSSIDLLNENRDKANVAEGNPYVFARNECLSPLRAFDHLRKAAAECGVVNPDAILSATLRDQVASYWQLMSLKEQELNKIAKLLDRSNEECTKLQENPSLLEEMSKQLLKLDRTLYFRPNPNPETPGLAQTSGLAQTSGAVRMSFARKKGWNEEEQEAVRRYLGHYFTLMKLPGKKQCLACITAEPALSARSWTDIKNYIHNRLQSMKRKCFHRKAQGDNKFLRKRNERGGRRAMKKEFPDKNKDFVLSRTTNPPTEHREMSPTNQAAVLYPQVKQAMNTVHLSMVGSKTNRAVTNTPMIPTFTPLNALTKTFTPEIARSTLLSPPYSPQRATSMPVHPAYSPQHATSMPGHLAGYSPHSSSPLMIPTFMPLNAPCSQQLPRFTPLNDRRSNMLSSFRPLNHSSTTGFPTSPPRTHSMTPLSSTLSTNLVASSQCTTTLPSYHVTHPNPRTHTTNPNPRTQTTNSNPRTHTTNPNPTTHLNHQSPSSHTTNSIPSTHARSKGVQHRTPSMKSNDSSVDTPDTPTSSSSQKTPKKAKRLWSEAEQTAVRRQLGDIGALTKVPVKKDCDACLAAEPALRSRTWREVKYFVHNTIQSKKKRANAPPSNRSAPLSPGVPNAIAEWDAPVYLSL, from the exons ATGGGATCCAAGAACAGTCAAGAGAACTTTGGACAGAGGAGTTCTGCGATGCAG GCATGTTCGGTTGAGGAGAAGATGGCATTTGAAGAAGACAAGAGTTTGATTGAGGAGAAGATGGATTTTGAAGGAGACAAGAGTTTGATTGAGGAGAATACAGCTTTTGAACGAGACAAGAGTTTGATTGAGGAGAGGAGCTCACACACTTCGAATAGGTTTAATCTTGGTATGGAGAGTGCAAAAGAAGAGGGCACCTTGAGACTCAATAACAATCACCTGCAAGATCTTGCGGGCCAAATCTGTAGTTATACCCTTCCAAATGCAGCAGATTTACCACAGCAGGtcccaaacaaaaaacaagatgAGCGACTTTTAAATAAGGATGAACACACTGCTGGCAACCTGCTGCCAGAAGTCCAGATGCCAATGGACACCAACGTGGATTTTACTGGTGAGATGAGTTTGGGTTTAAAGCAGAATAATTTGAGCAATGGCTCTGAAATTATCTCAGACAATGAGCTAACCAGCCCGGCTGACCATAACGGGCTAGAAGACATCCGACCAATGCAAACGGATGACCAAGTGGATGATCAAGTTGGGAAATGGAGCCTTCCATCTGAACCTGCAGAAAGAACAAATAGCCTTCAGGCAGCAGATGATGACACCATAATTACATCTGCAAAGAGCAACGCAGAGAGCCCAAAAATTAAGACCGGACACAGGAAAATCAAGGAAAGACGACAACCAACCAGATTTAGCTCGAGGATGTGCAAAAAGGTACTCCAAACTAGTACGTTGGAGGAGGATGACGACGACGAGGATGATTATGATGAGGATACATCCAAAGAGCACTTCTGCTTGTATTGCAAAAATCCCTTCCGCCGATTACTGAGGCATTTAGAACGCACACATTCAAATGAGACAGAAGTCACTCATGCCATGCACTTCCCCAAGGACTCCAAAATCAAGCATACCTTACTGGATCAAATCCGCAACAAAGGAGATTATGAACACAATTGCAGTGTCCTCCAAAGTGGAGAAGGAGAAATTGTCACaaagaaaaacatgaataaTGCTATGCTGTCTGACAGAGACTACTTGCCTTGCCAGCACTGCCTTGCATTTCACCGCAAAACCGATCTTTGGAAACACGAGCGAGCGTGTAAGAGGAAAGGAGATCAAAGGTCCGACATCGGAACAAAGAGATTCAGAGTTCAGAGTGCTGCTTCTCGACTACTTCCCATGTCGGAGTTCCTGACTGGGGGCTGTGAGGAAATAATTGACATCATGCATCAAGATGAAATCTCTCACCATGTACGGAATGACCCACTCATCTGTAAATATGGCAATGCACTGTCTGCTAAACATGACTACGACAGATCCCAGTTTGCTTACATTGCACAGAAAATGAGGGAGCTGGGTAGATTTGTCCTTGCTGCCAATGAAATTGACAGCAGCGTACACTTTTTGCATGAAATGTGTACACCTTGCAGATTCGAATTGGCTGTTGAAGGGGCCAAGAAGTTGGCTGGTTTTGACCAAACCTCCGGTCGCTATAAGACGGTTTCCCTGGTCTCAAAGATAGGCTACTCTTTAAAACGAGCTGCAGAAATTGCTTTTGGTGAAAGCCGAATGACTGAGGACAGGGAAACAGAGGCCCAAATCCAAAGATTCATAAATCTTCTTGATAAAAAGTGGGATCAAAGTTTCTTCAAAAGCTCTCGTACGGCCTCTCAGAAAGTGGAAATAGATAAATCAACGCTGACCGAGGACCTGATCAAACTTTATAGATTCATAACGATAGGAGGCGATGAAGCTTCCCAAGAGCTCAAGGAGAACCCTGGTTCATTGTCATGGAGGAAGCTTGGCGAGGTCACTCTCACCGAGGTCTATCTCTTCAACAGAGGCCGAGTGGGAAACACTGGGCGAATGCTTCTGAAGGAGTACAATGGCAAAAAGATGGAGGTACCATTCACGCCTTCTGCTGAACAGATTCTGCAATGCACAAAACTAGAACTGGAACTTAAGGATGGTCTTACAATATTGGAATTAGAGGGTCATGGCTGTAGAAACATGCTTGTCTTTCTTACTCCAAGGATGGTATCATCCATTGATCTACTCAATGAAAATCGAGATAAGGCTAATGTGGCAGAAGGCAACCCATACGTATTTGCAAGAAATGAATGCCTTTCCCCTCTCAGGGCATTTGATCATTTGAGAAAAGCAGCAGCTGAATGTGGCGTTGTGAACCCAGATGCCATTTTGTCTGCAACCCTACGAGACCAGGTTGCCAGTTATTGGCAGCTTATGAGCCTGAAGGAACAGGAGTTGAACAAAATTGCCAAACTCCTGGATAGGAGCAACGAGGAGTGCACCAAGCTCCAAGAAAACCCTTCCCTGTTGGAGGAAATGAGCAAACAACTACTCAAGTTGGATAGGACTTTGTATTTccgtcctaaccctaaccctgaaacTCCAGGTCTTGCTCAAACTTCAGGTCTTGCTCAAACTTCAG GAGCCGTCCGGATGAGTTTTGCCAGGAAGAAAGGTTGgaatgaggaggagcaggaggcggtgAGGCGGTACCTTGGCCACTACTTCACGCTCATGAAGCTCCCTGGGAAGAAGCAGTGCTTGGCCTGCATCACCGCTGAACCCGCCCTCAGCGCCAGGTCCTGGACTGACATAAAGAATTACATTCACAACAGGTTGCAGTCAATGAAAAGGAAATGTTTCCACCGTAAGGCTCAAGGAGATAATAAGTTCTTGAGGAAAAGGAACGAAAGAGGGGGTCGGCGTGCTATGAAGAAGGAATTTCCAGACAAAAATAAGGATTTTGTTCTCAGCCGGACAACCAATCCACCAACCGAGCATAGAGAAATGTCTCCAACCAATCAGGCTGCTGTACTATATCCTCAAGTAAAACAGGCCATGAACACTGTGCATTTATCGATGGTCGGTTCTAAAACAAACCGAGCAGTGACAAATACACCAATGATTCCCACGTTTACCCCCTTAAATGCACTTACAAAAACATTTACCCCAGAGATCGCTAGAAGTACGCTCTTGTCTCCGCCGTATTCACCGCAGCGCGCTACAAGTATGCCAGTTCATCCTGCATACTCGCCACAACATGCTACAAGCATGCCGGGACATCTGGCAGGGTATTCGCCGCACAGCAGCAGCCCTCTGATGATTCCAACATTTATGCCGTTAAACGCGCCGTGTTCACAACAGCTCCCTCGGTTCACACCGCTGAATGATAGACGTTCAAACATGCTTTCCTCCTTCAGACCCCTGAACCATTCTAGTACAACAGGTTTCCCCACAAGCCCCCCCAGAACGCACAGCATGACCCCTCTCTCAAGCACCCTTTCGACGAACCTAGTCGCAAGTTCCCAGTGCACAACCACTCTCCCAAGCTACCATGTGACCCACCCAAACCCCAGAACCCACACCACAAACCCAAACCCCAGAACACAAACCACCAACTCAAACCCTAGAACCCACACCACCAACCCAAACCCCACAACCCACTTAAATCACCAGAGCCCAAGCTCCCACACTACAAACTCGATCCCAAGCACCCATGCACGATCCAAAGGTGTTCAGCACCGGACACCGTCAATGAAAAGTAATGACTCCTCCGTGGACACCCCTGATACTCCCACAAGTTCTTCTTCCCAAAAGACTCCCAAGAAAGCCAAGAGGTTGTGGAGTGAGGCGGAGCAGACCGCCGTCCGACGGCAGCTGGGTGACATTGGTGCGCTGACGAAGGTGCCCGTCAAGAAGGACTGTGACGCGTGTCTAGCGGCCGAGCCTGCTTTGAGAAGCCGGACCTGGCGGGAGGTGAAGTACTTTGTTCACAACACTATTCAGTCCAAGAAGAAGAGAGCAAACGCTCCTCCTTCCAACCGGTCTGCACCCCTCAGCCCCGGGGTTCCTAACGCCATTGCAGAATGGGATGCTCCCGTCTATCTTTCCCTGTAA